The genome window AAGCGATTGCGGAGACGCTGCAAGCGACATGGAAAAACGTGCTTGGTGTCGATGTCAAGCTGCTCAACAAAGAGACGAAGGTGTATCTCGATGACCAGGAGCAAGGAAAGTTCGAAATCACCCGCTCCAGCTGGACGGCTGATTACAACGATTCCATCAACTTTTTGCAAAAATTCGTGGAGAAGTACAGCTCATCCAACATCACGCGCTGGCACAGCCCGAAATATTCCGAGCTGATCCAGAAGTCGTACGTGGAAAAAGATCCAGAGAAACGGAAACAAATCCTATTGGAAGCTGAGACACTGCTGATGGATGAGATGCCGCTCACAGGCCTGTTCAGCGACGTGAACGCCTGGGTGCAAAGCGACAAAGTAAAAGGCGTCCGGATCGATCCGCTCAGCAAGATTGATTTCAAATGGGCCTATAAGGAATAGGGGAGAAATGCGGGATGAACAAAGGAAAAGCATTACGGGCAGGAGACACCATCGGGCTGGTTGCCACCTCGAGCCCGGCCACGGAGGAAGTTCTGCAAAAATCAATCGCTGCGCTGGAGTCGTACGGCTTCAAGGTAAAGGTCAGCGGCGCATGCAGGGAAACGTATGGAGGATATCTGGCAGGCACGCCGCAGCAGCGGGCGTTTGAGTTGAACGCCATGTTCGCGGATGATGAAGTGGACGGCATCATGTGCATGCGGGGAGGATACGGCGCCCCGCAAATCCTGGGCATGCTCGATTATGACCTCATCGCTCAAAATCCAAAGCTGTTTATCGGGTACAGCGACATCACAGCGCTGCACACAGCGATTGGCCAGCAGTCTGGACTGGCGACGCTGCATGGTCCCATGGCGACATCCGATATCGCCCACCAGTTGAACAGCTGGACGGAGCAGTATTTGCTGCGTGCGATGACACGCCCAGAGCCATTGGGCCCGATCATCAATCCGCCTGGCGAAGAGATGGTGTGCTTGGTGGAAGGCGAGGCAGCGGGACATGTCGTCGGAGGAAATTTGGCGCTCGTGGCAGCTTTGATGGGAACTCCTTACCAAGTGGATACGCGCGGCAAGCTGCTGTTCCTGGAAGACATCGATGAAGAGCCTTATCGGATCGATCGCATGCTGACACAGCTGGCACTGGGCGGTTTATTTGCAGACTGCGCAGGTATCATCATCGGGACCTGGACGGATTGCGAGCCGAAAAAACGCGATGGCTTCACCGTATGGGACGTATTCCAAAACATCGTTGTGCCTTATCAAAAGCCGACGATCTGGAACGCCCAGATCGGCCACGGGACGACCAACATGGCCCTGCCTTTCGGTGTCGAGGCGCGGCTGGATGCGACAGGCTGCCAGCTTGTCATAGAGGAGAGTGTGACGGTATGAGCGCATTGCAAACCGATCGCATCTGGGGTCAGGCCCAGGGAATTTTGCCGTGGCTCTCACAGGTCAGGCGCGACTTCCACCAGTACCCGGAGTTCGGGATGGAGGAATTTCGGACGCAGGAGCAAATTATCCGCTATTTGGACGAGATGGGGATCCCTTATTTCAAATCGGCCGGCACAGGAGTCGTAGGAATCATCCAAGGCGGCTTGCCAGGGGCTACGGTAGCACTGCGCGGAGACATGGATGCCTTGCCGATTGAAGAAGCAAACGACACTGAATACCGCTCGCGAGTCGAGGGGAAAATGCATGCTTGCGGACATGATGCCCACATGACCTGCCTCCTGGGTGCAGCGCGGATTTTGAACGATGCCAAGCAGGAGCTCGCGGGTACCGTCAAGCTGTTCTTTCAGCCGGCAGAGGAAACAGTCGGCGGAGCTTTGCCCATGATTCAGGAAGGCGTGCTGGAAAACCCTCGCGTCGAAGCCGTGTTTGGTCTGCATGTGTCTCCTGATCTGGAAGTAGGGAAGATTGCCGTAAAATACGGGCAAATGAACGCGTCATCGGATGATTTGTACATCACCGTGCGGGGCGAAAACGGTCACGGAGCCTATCCGCATAAAGGACGCGACGCAATCGTGATTGCTGCTCATGTGATTACCGCGCTGCAAACGATTGTTAGCCGCAATGTAGATCCGCGAGAGGCGGCGGTCATTACGCTGGGAGTCATATCCGGCGGGACAGCCGCGAATATTTTGGCGCAGGAAGTCAAGCTGACCGGAACCATCCGGACACTGGACAAACACGTTCGCAAGTATGTCAAAGAGCGCGTCCGCGAAGTGGCTGAGCTGACCGCCCGCAGTCTCGGCGGCGAGGCTGAGGTAGTCCTGGATGAGAGCTATACCTCACTCGTCAATGACAGAGCGATGGTCGATCTGGTAAAGGGCTGCGGGGAGACCATGCTGGGAGCGGAAAACGTGCGGGTCAACGAATACCCGATGATGGGTGTGGAGGATTTTGCCTTTTTTGCGGAGAACGTACCCAGTGCGTTTTACCATTTGGGCGTACGCAACGAGGAGGCGGGCTGCATCTACCCTGTCCATCACCCGCGATTTGACCTGGATGAGCGCAGTCTGGCTATCGGAGCAGCCATGCAGGCTTACAATGCCATTACCTTTTTGCAGGAGAAAAAGTGACTCGCGCGGCTTCGGAGCCGTGGGTATAGGGAGCGAGTCGCAGCGGAACACTACAGACGATCTACCTATTCCCAGGAAAGGAAGTTGCGTCCCGATGAGCATAACGATGAGCCGTCCCGTAACCGAGGTGCTGAACAAGCAGGTTGCCAACTGGTCTGTGATGTATATAAAGCTCCATCACTTTCATTGGTACGTGCAAGGCCCGAATTTTTTCACCCTGCACGCCAAGTTCGAGGAGCTGTACAATGAGGCAGCCAAATATGTGGATGAACTGGCAGAGCGTCTGCTGGCCGTAGGCGGAAAGCCCGTGTCCACCATGAAGGCCTGTATCGAGCAGGCATCCATCAAGGAAGCGGCAGGGGGAGAATCTGCCGATCAGATGGTGCAAGCGACCGTGAGCGATTTTACGACCCTCGTGAGTGAGCTGAAGGAAGGCATTCGGGCTGCTGAAGCGGCAGACGACGAGGCGACAGGCGACATGTTTTTGGGAATGACCGAGAGCCTGGAAAAGCATGTGTGGATGCTGAAAGCCTTTATGGGGAAATAAAAACGGGATGTACAAAGAAGGCAAGCTGACGTCGATTCAAACGGGCGATGGCTTGCCTTTTCCAATTGGGAGTGCAATTCCATTTCTTTGGGGCAAGCATTTGGTTCCCAAGAGTCGCGTGCTGGTGTAAACTAGCTGTGTGATGATAAAAAGAAAGCACTTTCATGATGGAAAGGATGTACGTTCCCATGGCATCACCTTACGTGACGTTTAACCGCGAGCAGTGGAGAGCTCTGCGGGCTTCCACGCCGTTGACTATATCTGATGAGGAACTGGCCTGTTTGCAGGGTCTAAACGAAAATGTTTCCATGACAGAGGTAGCGGACATCTACCTTCCGCTTTCACGCCTGCTGAATTTGCATGTAGGAGCGACGCAGGAGTTGTATCAGGCGACGCATACGTTTCTCGGCAATAACGATGGGAAAGTTCCCTTTATCATCGGGATCGCCGGGAGTGTGGCCGTAGGAAAAAGCACGACTGCACGGATCCTGCAGACGCTCCTGTCCCGCTGGCCGAATCATCCCAAGGTGGATCTCGTGACGACAGACGGGTTTCTGTATCCGAACCGGGTGCTGGAGGAGCGCGGAATCATGAAGCGCAAAGGCTTTCCGGAGAGCTATGACTTGCGCAAATTCATCCGCTTCCTGTCCGATGTAAAGTCAGGGGTTGAGGAAGTAAAAGCTCCCGTCTATTCCCACTTGGTCTATGACATCGTGCCGAATGAATGGCAAACCGTGCGTCAACCGGACATATTGATTGTAGAAGGCTTGAATGTTCTGCAGCCTCCGAAAGACACAGAAAACCAGCAGCGCATATCTGAAGTCATCGTTTCCGACTTCTTTGATTTCACCATTTACGTGCATGCGGATGAAAAAGATATTTTGCAATGGTACGTAGAACGGTTCAAGCTGCTGCGGCAAACGGCCTTTTCCAATCCTTCTTCTTATTTCCGCCGCTACGCAAGCTTGTCTGACGAGGAAGCTACCAATGTCGCGACTGGCATCTGGCAGGAAATCAACGGAGCGAATCTCCGCCAAAATATTTTGCCAACCCGTGTCCGCGCCCAGCTGATCCTCGACAAAGGTCAGGATCATAGGGTGCAGAGTGTGAAGCTGCGCAAATTGTAGAGGAGAGTAACGGGAGGGTTATCCATGAAAATGATCAGCGCTTGTCTGATCGGCTGCGAATGCCGTTACGATCAAAAGTCCTGTTTGAATCAGGAGCTGGAGCAGCTCTTGCGGGAGGGCAAGGTAATCCCAGTCTGTCCCGAGCAGCTCGGCGGATTGCCTACCCCGCGTCCGCCAGCGGAGATCGTCGGAGGAGACGGTTTTGACGTATTGGACGGAAATGCTCGCATCATCGACCAAAAAGGAAATGACGTGACAGAGGAATTCCTCACGGGAGCTCGCCAAGCGTTGAAGCTGGCGCAAACCGTCGGAGCAACGTCCGCTATTTTAAAGGAAAACAGCCCATCGTGCGGCAGCTCGTTCGTCTATGACGGCACGTTTTCCGGCAAGAAAGTGACCGGAACAGGGTTGACAGCTGCACTGTTTCGCAGGAATGGGATCGAGGTCCGATCCGAGCAAAATCACGAATAACGACAAAAGGGAGTGGATCAATCCGCTCCCTTTTGCTGTAGGTGTTAAAACACCGTTCATGTATCTAATCTGTTTTCGAATCCTCGCTCTCCAGGGCGGGGGTTCGATCGCTTTGCGTCAGGATGCCGAAGCCTTAGGGCGCGCAAAATAGATATTTGTTGGTCCGCCATCGATGTTCGGCCAAGTAGCGATAGACCTCGTACTAAAGTGAAGAGAGTACGCGTTTGATGATCACCTTTACGAACTGGTCGTCGATCGGTTCGCGTGAGAACCAGCGGCGGTAGAAGAGTGGCCCCAGCAGAGCTGCGACGATAGTTGACGCGTCGGCGTGTGCCGACAGCTCGCCTCTGCCTACCGCGCGCTGTAGGACCTCTCGCAGGGGGGCGGCGTGTCCGCGCTGAATCCGACTGTGGATTTCCGCGAACTCCGGGTTGCGCTCGGCTGTGTCGACGATTGACGGCAGGACGAAGGACCAATTCGCCGTCGGTAGCAGGTGCGCGATTTCCATCAGGATAGCCGTGACGTCACCTTCGAGTGAGCCGGTGTCGGGCGTTTCCTGCTCGGCAATCATCCGTGAACATGCGTCGATCACCAGTGCTTCACGCGTCGGCCAGTGGCGGTAGATGGTCGTCTTAGCGACCCCGGAACGACGCGCCACCTCGTCGACGGAGAAGCTAGCCACACCGCCTTCGCTGAGCAGTTCAAACGCAGTGGTCAGGACGGCATGTCGTGAACGCTCGACGCGTCTGTTCAAATTGGCGGACGGCACAGGTTCAGATTTCTTAGACGAAGTCACCATCTTCCCTCCAACATAAAAGTGCTTAGACTTGGATTTGTTGCCTTAAGAAAAATTCCTTCACATTATACCATGAGAGCATCCTTGTCGCCGGGGATTTCGGCTTGCATTTACGGCACTCCTTGTTTGTGCTTCAGTGAGGCAACGAAGCATTTTCGAGCTCCATTTTTGTTAGGCGTACGGTCACTTGTATTCTTCAGGTCAATATGATACGATACGATACGGTATCGTATCGTTTTATGATCGAAAGGATGATGTCTCGTGAATTTCGCTTCTGTACGCATAATTACTGACGACTTGGATCGACTCGTCGTGTTCTATGAGAAAGTCACAGGTGTTTTGGCGAAGCGCCCCGCGCCTGTCTTCGCTGAGTTCGTTCTGCCAACGTGTACCCTGGCGATCGGCCACTCCCAGACGGTGCAACTGTTCGGCGCCGGTTCCGCGCGTGCGGCCGATAACCACACCGTCATCATCGAGTTTCGCGTCCACGACGTCGATGCCGAGTACACGCGCTTAAAGCCGCTTGTCGACGAGTGGGTACAGGAACCGACCACGATGCCATGGGGGAACCGCTCTGCACTGTTGCGCGACCCCGACGGCAACCTCGTCAATCTCTTCGCTCCGGTTACCGAGGAAGCGCTCGAGCGGTTCAGCGGCAGGCCTTAACGGACAGCGTTCCTACGCTAAGGGGAATGGAGGGAGTTCTCGCCTGAAACTTTCCTGCCCGCCGCTGTTTCTTTTACCGGATCAAATC of Brevibacillus choshinensis contains these proteins:
- a CDS encoding S66 peptidase family protein codes for the protein MNKGKALRAGDTIGLVATSSPATEEVLQKSIAALESYGFKVKVSGACRETYGGYLAGTPQQRAFELNAMFADDEVDGIMCMRGGYGAPQILGMLDYDLIAQNPKLFIGYSDITALHTAIGQQSGLATLHGPMATSDIAHQLNSWTEQYLLRAMTRPEPLGPIINPPGEEMVCLVEGEAAGHVVGGNLALVAALMGTPYQVDTRGKLLFLEDIDEEPYRIDRMLTQLALGGLFADCAGIIIGTWTDCEPKKRDGFTVWDVFQNIVVPYQKPTIWNAQIGHGTTNMALPFGVEARLDATGCQLVIEESVTV
- a CDS encoding TetR/AcrR family transcriptional regulator, producing MVTSSKKSEPVPSANLNRRVERSRHAVLTTAFELLSEGGVASFSVDEVARRSGVAKTTIYRHWPTREALVIDACSRMIAEQETPDTGSLEGDVTAILMEIAHLLPTANWSFVLPSIVDTAERNPEFAEIHSRIQRGHAAPLREVLQRAVGRGELSAHADASTIVAALLGPLFYRRWFSREPIDDQFVKVIIKRVLSSL
- a CDS encoding Dps family protein, with translation MSITMSRPVTEVLNKQVANWSVMYIKLHHFHWYVQGPNFFTLHAKFEELYNEAAKYVDELAERLLAVGGKPVSTMKACIEQASIKEAAGGESADQMVQATVSDFTTLVSELKEGIRAAEAADDEATGDMFLGMTESLEKHVWMLKAFMGK
- a CDS encoding VOC family protein, yielding MNFASVRIITDDLDRLVVFYEKVTGVLAKRPAPVFAEFVLPTCTLAIGHSQTVQLFGAGSARAADNHTVIIEFRVHDVDAEYTRLKPLVDEWVQEPTTMPWGNRSALLRDPDGNLVNLFAPVTEEALERFSGRP
- the coaA gene encoding type I pantothenate kinase, which gives rise to MASPYVTFNREQWRALRASTPLTISDEELACLQGLNENVSMTEVADIYLPLSRLLNLHVGATQELYQATHTFLGNNDGKVPFIIGIAGSVAVGKSTTARILQTLLSRWPNHPKVDLVTTDGFLYPNRVLEERGIMKRKGFPESYDLRKFIRFLSDVKSGVEEVKAPVYSHLVYDIVPNEWQTVRQPDILIVEGLNVLQPPKDTENQQRISEVIVSDFFDFTIYVHADEKDILQWYVERFKLLRQTAFSNPSSYFRRYASLSDEEATNVATGIWQEINGANLRQNILPTRVRAQLILDKGQDHRVQSVKLRKL
- a CDS encoding M20 metallopeptidase family protein, with the protein product MSALQTDRIWGQAQGILPWLSQVRRDFHQYPEFGMEEFRTQEQIIRYLDEMGIPYFKSAGTGVVGIIQGGLPGATVALRGDMDALPIEEANDTEYRSRVEGKMHACGHDAHMTCLLGAARILNDAKQELAGTVKLFFQPAEETVGGALPMIQEGVLENPRVEAVFGLHVSPDLEVGKIAVKYGQMNASSDDLYITVRGENGHGAYPHKGRDAIVIAAHVITALQTIVSRNVDPREAAVITLGVISGGTAANILAQEVKLTGTIRTLDKHVRKYVKERVREVAELTARSLGGEAEVVLDESYTSLVNDRAMVDLVKGCGETMLGAENVRVNEYPMMGVEDFAFFAENVPSAFYHLGVRNEEAGCIYPVHHPRFDLDERSLAIGAAMQAYNAITFLQEKK
- a CDS encoding DUF523 domain-containing protein; amino-acid sequence: MKMISACLIGCECRYDQKSCLNQELEQLLREGKVIPVCPEQLGGLPTPRPPAEIVGGDGFDVLDGNARIIDQKGNDVTEEFLTGARQALKLAQTVGATSAILKENSPSCGSSFVYDGTFSGKKVTGTGLTAALFRRNGIEVRSEQNHE